A window of the Tessaracoccus sp. MC1865 genome harbors these coding sequences:
- a CDS encoding HIG1 domain-containing protein, which translates to MSILDDAAQATSSPPATRFRSNAAPDRFMRRLLGVTEADTASGAGAHAAFRVSVMFSGVRCLITYLLIPVLVPVLSLAGWVAAPIGIALCVYAVVNGIVSMKRFWRSDHRQRWMYTGFMAVVFVVLGVALVSDLSRLGGMS; encoded by the coding sequence GTGAGCATCCTCGACGACGCGGCTCAGGCGACATCGTCGCCCCCCGCAACCCGGTTCCGTTCGAACGCCGCGCCGGACCGGTTCATGCGCCGTCTCCTCGGCGTGACCGAAGCCGACACCGCCTCGGGCGCCGGAGCGCACGCGGCGTTCCGCGTGTCCGTGATGTTCTCCGGGGTGCGCTGCCTGATCACCTACCTGCTGATCCCGGTGCTCGTGCCGGTGCTCAGCCTGGCGGGCTGGGTGGCGGCCCCCATCGGCATCGCCCTGTGCGTCTACGCGGTGGTCAACGGAATCGTGAGCATGAAGAGGTTCTGGCGCTCCGACCATCGCCAGCGCTGGATGTACACCGGCTTCATGGCGGTGGTGTTCGTGGTGCTGGGCGTGGCACTTGTATCTGATCTCAGCCGATTGGGAGGCATGTCGTGA
- a CDS encoding SPFH domain-containing protein, translating to MPTEVVLAILAFLLVVAFLVSSFRIVREYERVVAFRIGRLRGALGPGLVFRLPFLDKLVRVDLRTVTLTIPPQEVITRDNVTARVNAVVMFRVTDPVLSVMSVENHAVATSQFAQTTLRSVVGRAELDTLLAHRADLNEDLAHSIATQTKEWGVEASVVEIKDVEIPEMMQRAMAREAEAERERRAKVISARGELQASVELRDAALTLSEAPASLQLRYLQTLLELGADQNSTVVFPLPMDIVGPLVQAVKKFNGDDEAAPPPHKPGLAVVDRPLEG from the coding sequence ATGCCAACTGAGGTCGTTCTGGCAATTCTCGCGTTCCTCCTTGTGGTCGCGTTCCTCGTCTCCTCCTTCCGGATCGTCCGGGAGTACGAACGGGTGGTGGCGTTCCGCATCGGCCGGCTGCGCGGCGCCCTCGGCCCCGGCCTGGTGTTCCGCCTGCCGTTCCTCGACAAGCTGGTCCGCGTGGACCTTCGGACGGTCACCCTGACCATTCCTCCGCAGGAGGTCATCACCAGGGACAACGTCACCGCCCGCGTCAACGCCGTGGTGATGTTCCGGGTGACAGATCCGGTGCTGTCGGTGATGTCCGTGGAGAACCACGCCGTCGCCACCTCGCAGTTCGCGCAGACGACGCTGCGCTCAGTCGTCGGCCGGGCGGAACTCGACACACTGCTCGCCCACCGGGCAGACCTCAACGAGGACCTGGCCCACTCGATCGCCACGCAGACGAAGGAGTGGGGCGTCGAGGCGTCGGTTGTGGAGATCAAGGACGTGGAGATCCCGGAGATGATGCAGCGGGCGATGGCCCGGGAGGCCGAGGCCGAGCGCGAACGTCGCGCCAAGGTGATCAGCGCCCGGGGCGAACTCCAGGCGTCGGTGGAACTGCGCGACGCCGCCCTCACGCTCAGCGAGGCACCCGCTTCCCTCCAACTTCGTTACCTGCAGACCCTGCTGGAACTCGGCGCGGACCAGAACTCCACCGTCGTCTTCCCGCTCCCGATGGACATCGTCGGCCCGCTCGTGCAGGCCGTGAAGAAATTCAACGGCGACGACGAGGCCGCCCCGCCGCCCCACAAGCCGGGCCTGGCCGTCGTCGACCGCCCCTTGGAAGGATGA
- a CDS encoding DUF72 domain-containing protein, whose protein sequence is MATCFVGVSGWRYKGWRGDFYPVGLKQRDELRYVAERMNSAEINGSFYSLQRPSSYAAWAAETPPGFTFAVKGGRYLTHMLQLRGVETALANFFASGVLALGRRLGPVLWQLPPRMSFDREKIGQFLSLLPRTHGEIAELSAGHDDKVAPDRVLLEVSEDVDPSSPVRHAVEPRHDSFNSPEAHALMAEHRVAMVIADSAGTWPTMRDATGDFRYVRLHGEQELYASAYPDGSLDRWARQCREWMGAGLDAYVYFDNDARGHAPHDAVRLLSRLTP, encoded by the coding sequence ATGGCTACGTGCTTCGTCGGGGTCTCCGGTTGGCGCTACAAGGGGTGGCGCGGCGACTTCTACCCCGTGGGTCTCAAGCAGCGGGACGAACTCCGCTATGTCGCCGAGCGGATGAACTCGGCTGAGATCAACGGTTCGTTCTACTCGCTGCAGCGGCCCAGTTCGTACGCCGCCTGGGCGGCGGAGACGCCGCCGGGGTTCACGTTCGCAGTCAAGGGCGGCCGCTACCTCACCCACATGCTGCAACTGCGTGGCGTCGAGACCGCGCTGGCCAACTTCTTCGCCTCGGGCGTGTTGGCGCTGGGCCGGCGGCTCGGCCCCGTGCTGTGGCAGTTGCCGCCCCGGATGTCGTTCGACCGCGAGAAGATCGGGCAGTTCCTGTCCCTGCTGCCGCGCACCCACGGGGAGATCGCCGAGCTGTCCGCCGGGCACGACGACAAGGTCGCGCCCGATCGGGTCCTTCTGGAGGTGTCGGAGGACGTCGACCCGTCATCACCCGTCCGCCACGCAGTGGAGCCGCGACACGACAGCTTCAACTCCCCGGAGGCGCACGCCCTGATGGCGGAGCACCGGGTGGCCATGGTGATCGCCGACAGCGCCGGTACCTGGCCCACCATGCGCGATGCCACCGGCGACTTCCGCTACGTCCGGCTTCACGGCGAGCAGGAGCTGTACGCCAGCGCGTACCCTGATGGGTCGCTGGACCGCTGGGCGCGGCAGTGCCGCGAATGGATGGGCGCGGGGCTGGACGCGTACGTCTACTTCGACAACGACGCCCGCGGACACGCTCCCCACGACGCCGTGCGACTGCTGAGCAGGCTCACACCCTGA
- a CDS encoding carboxyl transferase domain-containing protein, protein MFRRIAIVNRGEAAMRLIHAVRDLNAEHPDREPIVTVALYTDAERSAMFAREADEAYPLGPASERPYLNHDLLGRVLTEARADAVWVGWGFVAEDPAFADLVESLGITFIGPSGDAMRKLGDKIGSKLIAEEVGVPVAPWSRGGVDTLDDALAAADAVGYPLMLKATAGGGGRGIRRVDSAADLADAYQRTRDEAQRAFGSGVVFLEKLVTGARHVEVQLISDGDTAWAVGVRDCTVQRRNQKVIEESASPLLTPEQNDEIKASAERLALAVGYKGAGTVEFLYHPGEQQFAFLEVNTRLQVEHPITEVTNDFDLVKAQIRIAAGDKLEGKPVEFGHAVEARLNAEDPDRDFAPSPGLITRLDLPAGPGIRVDTGVAEGDSIPADFDSMIAKIIAFGRTRTEALGRLRRAMAETTVVIEGGATNKSFILELLAQPEVTGAEASGRRAAAVEWADTGWIDRVRAEGGLVADEHAGIALVAAAIEGYDDNVHVETERLLSTAHGGRPQTQHKSGLTVDLKLRGVVHSVTAYATGPGRYRVTVDGTTADVAVEKLDEVHGRITVNGERFRLVTATHGPVHLIEVDGVTHRVSRDEGGVLRSPAPALVVATPVSVGSEVEAGAPVVVLESMKMETVIPAPFAARVKELHVMTGSQVESMAPLVRLEPLGNGNGGVAVDETNGVDLPEPQEVDAATRLAQLRAELSAVLMGYDVDPAAKTLKAYLAARDEARAQGIDTLPGEIELIALFADLAELSRNRSVGEQDNTELRVHSDREHFHRYLTTLDAERAGLPGQFINRLGRVLSHYGVDSLDRLPALEQAVFRVFLAQKRQAADVSIVLGILDRWIDEPAPDADRAASARADLERLLRATQLRFPVIGDMARSVRFRWFDQPQVDAERASVLAGFGAELEALVANPEAVDYEERVAKLAGVHEWTANYLATRLAQGVPAHEPMLEVLLQKYYADYDLSNIRRFAVDGRSVVIADYLLEGRPRRFVTTVGTRDELTDGALERLVNEQFAARPEGYDAVAELYVAWPETPDEEGIGVELAELLNTWAWDPATQRVAVGVCLADGTVEYRAFTFDDIDGVRTLRENTNVRALHPMTGRRLDLRRLREFDTTRLPAPADVLLYEAVAKSNPDDRRLVAIAQVRQLGVVRDDAGRLIGLPHAERAVSNCLEAIRRTRSARGSAGSKLDMNHVWVYVWPPVDLTVNDIKPLQDRITPLSDGAGIEEVLCHARFLTRDGEGAEELQPLAVRFHAKPGSGVTTSVTAPPSEPLKPLDDYAGKVLRARRRGLVYPYELSASLAGEGGSLVELDLDADGRLVEVDREPGRNKAGIICARVTTLTALHPEGMTRIVLSGDPTKGLGAVAEPECARIIAAINLAEEMGVPVEWFTLSSGARISMESGTENMDWVAAALRRIVEFTQAGGEINVVVAGINVGAQPYWNAEATMLMHTKGILVMTPDSAMVLTGKQSLDFSGGVSAEDNFGIGGYDRVMGPNGQAQYWAPNLGAAMGILMSHYDHTYVAPGETGPRRAETSDPGSRDISDFPHQCDGSDFATVGQIFSREHNPDRKKPFDIRSVIAAVCDQDHPRVERWAGMADAETAVVMDARIGGHSVSVLGIESKPVPRAGFPPTDGPDTFTAGTLFPRSSKKAARAINAASGNRPLVVLANLSGFDGSPESMRNLQLEYGAEIGRAIVNFDGPIVFVVISRYHGGAFVVFSKQLNENMTVLAIEGSYASVLGGAPAAAVVFAGDVAKRTAADARVRELENRLQEAAPQDRAPLQLELADARAAVRAEKISEIAAEFDGVHSIHRAVEVGSVDRVITPAELRPAILEVIEAHGR, encoded by the coding sequence ATGTTTCGACGCATCGCCATCGTCAACCGTGGAGAGGCCGCCATGCGGCTCATCCACGCAGTGCGCGATCTCAATGCGGAACATCCGGACCGGGAGCCCATCGTCACCGTCGCGCTCTACACCGACGCGGAGCGCTCAGCGATGTTCGCCCGCGAGGCCGACGAGGCCTACCCGCTCGGGCCCGCGTCGGAGCGCCCCTATCTGAACCACGACCTGCTCGGCCGCGTGTTGACCGAGGCCCGCGCCGACGCGGTGTGGGTGGGCTGGGGCTTCGTCGCCGAGGACCCCGCCTTCGCGGACCTCGTGGAGTCGCTGGGCATCACGTTCATCGGACCCTCGGGCGACGCCATGCGCAAGCTCGGCGACAAGATCGGCTCGAAGTTGATCGCCGAAGAGGTCGGCGTCCCCGTGGCGCCCTGGTCGCGCGGCGGGGTCGACACCCTCGATGACGCCCTGGCCGCCGCCGACGCCGTCGGCTACCCCCTCATGCTCAAGGCGACCGCAGGCGGTGGCGGTCGCGGCATCCGTCGCGTCGACTCCGCCGCGGACCTCGCCGACGCCTACCAGCGCACCCGCGACGAGGCGCAGCGCGCCTTCGGCTCCGGCGTCGTCTTCCTCGAGAAGCTCGTCACCGGCGCCCGCCACGTCGAGGTGCAGCTCATCTCCGACGGCGACACCGCCTGGGCAGTGGGCGTGCGCGACTGCACGGTGCAGCGCCGCAACCAGAAGGTCATCGAGGAGTCCGCCTCGCCGTTGCTGACGCCCGAACAGAACGACGAGATCAAGGCCTCCGCCGAACGCCTCGCGCTCGCGGTGGGGTACAAGGGCGCCGGCACCGTCGAGTTCCTGTACCACCCGGGCGAGCAGCAGTTCGCGTTCCTCGAGGTCAACACCCGCCTCCAGGTGGAGCACCCCATCACCGAGGTGACCAACGACTTCGATCTGGTCAAGGCCCAGATCCGCATCGCCGCCGGCGACAAGCTCGAGGGTAAACCCGTCGAGTTCGGCCACGCCGTCGAGGCCCGCCTCAACGCCGAGGACCCGGACCGCGATTTCGCGCCGTCGCCGGGCCTCATCACCCGCCTGGACCTCCCCGCCGGGCCCGGTATCCGCGTCGACACCGGCGTCGCCGAGGGCGACTCCATCCCCGCCGACTTCGACTCTATGATCGCCAAGATCATCGCCTTCGGCCGCACCCGCACCGAGGCGCTGGGCCGCCTGCGCCGCGCCATGGCGGAGACCACCGTCGTCATCGAGGGTGGCGCCACCAACAAGAGCTTCATCCTGGAACTCCTGGCCCAGCCCGAGGTCACGGGCGCCGAGGCCTCCGGCCGGCGCGCCGCCGCCGTCGAGTGGGCCGACACCGGGTGGATCGACCGGGTGCGCGCCGAGGGTGGGCTCGTCGCCGACGAGCACGCCGGTATCGCGCTGGTGGCCGCGGCCATTGAGGGCTACGACGACAACGTCCACGTCGAGACCGAACGACTGCTGAGCACCGCCCACGGCGGCCGCCCCCAGACTCAGCACAAGTCCGGCCTCACCGTCGACCTGAAGCTGCGCGGCGTGGTCCATTCCGTGACCGCCTACGCCACCGGCCCCGGCCGCTACCGCGTGACCGTGGACGGCACCACCGCGGATGTCGCCGTCGAGAAGCTCGACGAGGTGCACGGCCGCATCACCGTCAACGGCGAGCGCTTCCGCCTGGTGACGGCCACGCACGGCCCCGTCCACCTGATCGAGGTCGACGGCGTCACCCATCGCGTCTCCCGCGACGAGGGGGGCGTGCTCCGCTCCCCCGCTCCGGCCCTGGTGGTCGCCACCCCCGTGTCCGTCGGCAGCGAGGTCGAGGCCGGCGCTCCCGTCGTCGTGCTCGAATCCATGAAGATGGAGACCGTCATCCCCGCCCCGTTCGCGGCCCGGGTGAAGGAACTGCACGTGATGACCGGCTCGCAGGTGGAGTCGATGGCGCCGCTGGTTCGCCTGGAGCCCCTCGGCAACGGCAACGGCGGCGTGGCCGTCGACGAGACCAACGGCGTCGACCTCCCTGAGCCTCAGGAGGTCGACGCGGCCACCCGCCTGGCGCAGCTGCGCGCCGAACTCTCGGCGGTCCTCATGGGCTACGACGTCGACCCGGCCGCCAAGACGCTCAAGGCCTACCTGGCCGCCCGCGACGAGGCCCGAGCGCAGGGCATCGACACCCTCCCCGGCGAGATCGAGCTCATCGCGCTGTTCGCCGACCTAGCCGAGCTGTCACGCAACCGCTCCGTCGGCGAACAGGACAACACGGAACTGCGCGTCCACTCGGACCGCGAGCACTTCCACCGCTACCTCACCACCCTGGACGCGGAGCGCGCCGGCCTCCCCGGCCAGTTCATCAACCGCCTCGGCCGCGTGCTCAGCCACTACGGCGTCGACTCCCTGGACCGCCTCCCCGCGCTGGAGCAGGCCGTGTTCCGCGTCTTCCTGGCGCAGAAGCGTCAGGCAGCCGACGTCTCCATCGTGTTGGGCATCCTCGACCGCTGGATCGACGAGCCCGCGCCCGACGCCGACAGGGCGGCCTCCGCCCGCGCCGACCTCGAGCGCCTCCTGCGCGCCACCCAGCTGCGCTTCCCCGTCATCGGCGACATGGCCCGCTCGGTCAGGTTCCGCTGGTTCGACCAACCGCAGGTCGACGCTGAGCGGGCCTCCGTCCTGGCCGGCTTCGGCGCCGAGCTGGAGGCGCTCGTCGCCAACCCTGAGGCCGTCGACTACGAGGAGCGCGTCGCCAAGCTCGCCGGCGTGCACGAGTGGACGGCGAACTACCTCGCCACCAGGCTCGCGCAGGGCGTGCCCGCCCACGAACCCATGCTGGAGGTGCTGCTGCAGAAGTACTACGCGGACTACGACCTCAGCAACATCCGCCGCTTCGCCGTCGACGGGCGCTCCGTCGTCATCGCCGACTACCTGCTCGAAGGGCGCCCCCGCCGCTTCGTCACCACCGTCGGCACCCGTGACGAACTGACCGACGGCGCCCTGGAGCGCCTGGTCAACGAGCAGTTCGCGGCCCGCCCCGAAGGCTACGACGCTGTGGCCGAGCTCTACGTCGCCTGGCCGGAGACCCCCGACGAAGAGGGCATCGGCGTCGAGCTGGCCGAGCTCCTCAACACCTGGGCCTGGGATCCGGCCACCCAGCGTGTGGCGGTGGGCGTCTGCCTGGCCGACGGCACCGTCGAGTACCGCGCATTCACCTTCGACGACATCGACGGCGTGCGCACCCTCCGCGAGAACACCAACGTCCGCGCCCTCCACCCCATGACCGGCCGCCGCCTCGACCTGCGGCGCCTCCGCGAGTTCGACACGACGCGGCTCCCCGCCCCTGCGGATGTGCTGCTCTACGAAGCGGTGGCCAAGTCCAACCCGGACGACCGCCGCCTGGTGGCCATCGCCCAGGTGCGCCAGCTCGGCGTGGTTCGCGACGACGCCGGCCGGCTCATCGGCCTGCCGCACGCCGAGCGGGCGGTCTCCAACTGCCTCGAGGCGATCCGCCGCACCCGCTCCGCACGGGGCTCGGCCGGGTCGAAGCTCGACATGAACCACGTGTGGGTCTACGTGTGGCCGCCCGTCGACCTCACCGTCAACGACATCAAGCCCCTGCAGGACCGCATCACCCCGCTGTCCGACGGCGCCGGCATCGAAGAGGTGCTCTGCCACGCCCGCTTCCTGACCCGCGACGGTGAGGGCGCCGAGGAGCTGCAGCCCCTGGCCGTCCGCTTTCACGCCAAGCCCGGCTCCGGGGTCACGACCTCGGTGACGGCACCGCCGTCCGAGCCGCTCAAGCCCCTCGACGACTACGCGGGCAAGGTGCTCCGCGCACGCCGTCGCGGGCTGGTGTACCCGTACGAACTGTCGGCCAGCCTGGCCGGCGAGGGCGGCTCCCTCGTCGAGCTGGACCTGGATGCCGACGGTCGGCTGGTAGAGGTGGACCGCGAGCCCGGCCGCAACAAGGCCGGCATCATCTGCGCCCGCGTCACCACCCTCACCGCGCTGCACCCGGAGGGCATGACCCGCATCGTGCTGTCCGGCGACCCGACGAAGGGTCTGGGCGCAGTCGCCGAGCCCGAGTGCGCACGCATCATCGCCGCCATCAACCTGGCCGAGGAGATGGGCGTCCCCGTCGAGTGGTTCACGCTGTCTTCCGGCGCCCGCATCTCCATGGAGTCCGGCACCGAGAACATGGACTGGGTGGCCGCCGCGCTGCGCCGGATCGTGGAGTTCACGCAGGCGGGCGGCGAGATCAACGTCGTGGTCGCCGGGATCAACGTGGGCGCCCAACCGTACTGGAACGCTGAGGCCACCATGCTGATGCACACCAAGGGCATCCTCGTCATGACGCCGGATTCGGCGATGGTGCTCACCGGCAAGCAGTCGCTGGACTTCTCCGGCGGCGTCTCCGCGGAGGATAACTTCGGCATCGGCGGCTACGACCGCGTGATGGGCCCCAACGGCCAGGCCCAGTACTGGGCGCCGAACCTGGGCGCCGCCATGGGCATCCTGATGTCGCACTACGACCACACCTACGTCGCCCCCGGCGAGACGGGGCCGCGTCGGGCCGAAACCTCAGACCCGGGCAGCCGCGACATCTCGGACTTCCCCCACCAGTGCGACGGCTCCGATTTCGCGACGGTGGGCCAGATCTTCTCCCGCGAGCACAACCCGGACAGGAAGAAGCCGTTCGACATCCGCTCGGTCATCGCCGCCGTGTGCGACCAGGACCACCCGCGGGTCGAGCGCTGGGCCGGGATGGCCGACGCCGAGACCGCCGTCGTGATGGACGCCCGCATCGGCGGCCACTCGGTGAGCGTGCTGGGCATCGAGTCCAAGCCGGTGCCGCGCGCGGGCTTCCCGCCCACCGACGGCCCGGACACCTTCACCGCCGGCACGCTGTTCCCGCGCTCGTCGAAGAAGGCGGCCCGCGCCATCAACGCCGCGTCGGGCAACCGTCCGCTCGTGGTGCTGGCGAACCTGTCCGGCTTCGACGGCTCGCCGGAGTCGATGCGCAACCTGCAGCTCGAGTACGGCGCGGAGATCGGCCGGGCCATCGTCAACTTCGACGGCCCCATCGTGTTCGTGGTGATCTCGCGCTACCACGGCGGCGCGTTCGTCGTGTTCTCCAAGCAGCTCAACGAGAACATGACCGTGCTGGCGATCGAGGGCTCCTACGCCTCGGTGCTGGGCGGCGCACCCGCCGCGGCGGTCGTCTTCGCGGGCGACGTCGCGAAGCGCACGGCGGCCGACGCCCGGGTCCGGGAGCTCGAGAACCGCCTGCAGGAGGCGGCGCCGCAGGACCGGGCCCCGCTGCAGCTGGAACTCGCAGACGCCCGGGCCGCGGTGCGGGCCGAGAAGATCTCCGAGATCGCGGCCGAGTTCGACGGTGTGCACTCCATCCACCGGGCCGTCGAGGTGGGCTCCGTGGACCGCGTGATCACGCCCGCAGAGCTGCGCCCGGCGATCCTCGAGGTGATCGAGGCGCACGGCCGCTGA